The nucleotide window TGAAGCCGAAtgttcttcctgtgcctgctcgTTCTCTCATCACAGCCGTTGTGACTTACAAACAGCTGGGGAGTGCCAAGATCAAAATCAACCATTTTTCCTCCTATTTTTTTTCTagactgattgattgatttagttagttagttagttagaaatacaacgtggaacaggcccttccggcccaacaagccatgccacccagcatctCACATATTTAATACTAGccgaatcagaggacaatttgcaatgaacaattaacctactaaccataggtctttgggctgtgggagaaaaccggggCACCCAGTTGAAATCCACACATTCACGGGGAGGATATACAGTACTCACTTCTTACagaagatgccggaattgaactcagaacccCGTGGCACAACACTttgtaccttgaagtggatgggctgcagcagcagaaattcacaacatgcactcagtggtcactatattaggtacaggagatacttaAGGGCGGAgttactggagcctgaagacccacgctGAACATTTAAtggacaacttcttcccctctgccaacagatttctatAAGGAAAATGaactcgtgaacactacctcactattcctctcttacactactttttatttttcaatgtaacttacagtaatgtgtcatgcctgcactgtactgctgctacaaaacaacagatttcatgcctTATGtctatgacaataaagttgattctgattGTTAATGATGAAGAAAATAATTTAAACCACTTTAATCTATTTAGAAAGGTTCAATCATTCTTGCATTCAATTCCTTACTAGATAATTTCAGGGTATTCACTTTTTTTCTGTGAAAAAATTCCGGAAACAATTCCTGAATTTTGCCATCGAAGGCatctatgattgtgtggctaagtacatctCCGAAACcatatacaaatttgctgatgacaccactattgagGGCCATATCAAACAtcgtgatgaatcagcattcaggagggagaatgaaaatttgactgagtggtgtaataacaacaacctctcaatcaaggtcagcaagaccaaggaattgattgtagacttcaggagagggaaaccagaggttcatgagccagtactcaccagagtatcagaagtggagagggcaagtaactttaaattcctgggtgtcactatctctgagaacctgtcctggtcccatcatataaagaaagcacaacagcgcctctacttcctcaggaatctgccgagatttggcatgtcatcaaaaaccttggtaaACTTCTATGGATATATGGTAGAAaatgtgttgactggctgcatcatgggctggtatgggaacatcaatgcctttgagtggaaaatcatacaaaaagtagtggattcagcccagtacatcacgggcaaatccttcccaaccattgagcacatcattGAGTACATGAATGGTTGCCAtcgaaaagcagcatccaccatcaaagatcctcgccacccaggccatgctctttcctcgctgctgctatcaggaagaagggtataagagcctcaggactcccaccaccaggttcaagaacagttactacctcccagccatcagggtcttgaacaaaaggggataactacactcactctatttctggtgttcccacaactgatggtctcgcTTTAAGGaaactttatcttgttatttcacactcattatttattgctatttatttacattttgcatttgcatagcttgttgctcattgatcctgtttgcagttactgttctgtagatttgctgagtatgcccgcaggaaaaagaatctcagggttgtattggtgacatatatttcatctgataataaattttaatttgtactttgaactttaaactttgatctgAAGATACATTCGCTTGCCTTCCTCAGTCGAATTTACTGTGAAGAAAAATTCCCAGATATGTGCTCTCAGTTCTGGAGACATTTCCAAACAACAAAGCTTTGAACTTCTTCAGTCTGTACTCATAACCAACTGAGACTTTAAGCAAAAGTAGTATCACCTCTAAGACCATTAGATACAGgaccagaattaggtcatttgtccCCTCAGTCATAGctgattttgttttaaatcatattttcctgccttctttccataatcCTTAAACACTCAACCCAACTCAATCTAAGTCAATGACTTATCCTCCACAATAAACCAGCATCAAGGACCCCAGCCCCCattcaggtcatgctctctttttgttactgcctttgggaaggaggtatagtaaccttgggtcccacaccaccagcttcaggaacagttaataaccatcaactatcagactcctgaaccagcgtggataacctcactcatttcaacactgaactgattccacaacctatgcgctattattattattaatattatcatCATTATagtatttgcacattggctgtttgttagACTTTGTgtattgtctttcattgattctattgtatttctttgtcctattGGGAATGCTGaggagaaaatgaatgtcagggtagtatacGTACTGTATAGCGACACAAATATATTTagatacttagataataaatttattttgaactttgaacagacctctgtggcaacaaatcctacaaattcaccaccctgtgactgaagaaatttctcatctcagcTACAGATACACATCCATTCTATTCAGGCCTTCAGGAACATCAAACACTACTCATAGGTTAaaactttcattcctgggatcattcttgagaagcaacacatacaaaatgctggaggaactcagcagattaggcagaatctatggaagatAATGAACAGTTCACGTTCTCTGCTAAATCACTTCATCACATTTTGGTTGtattgcctgacccactgagttcctccagcattttgtctgtgttgataatagaaattgtggacgcattggtaatcattttccaatgtcctatagattcaggatcagttcctgaggactggagggtggctaatgttattccactttttaagaaaggagggagagagaaaacaggcaattatagaccagttagtctgacatcagtgctggggaagatgctggaatcaattataaaagacgtaatagcagcatatttggatagcagtggcagaatatgtccgagtcagcatggatttacgaaggggaaatcatgcttgactaatcttctggaattttttgaggatgtaactatgaaaatggacatgggaaagccagtgggtgtagtgtacctggacttgcagaaggcctttgataaggtcccacataggaggttagtgtgcaaaattaaagcaaatggtattgggggtagggtactgacatggatagaaaattggttggcagacaggaaacaaagagtagggattaatggatccttttcagaatggcaggcagtgactagtggggtaccacaagggttggtgctgggaccgcagctatttacaatatacattaatgattcagatgaagggattaaaagtaacattagcaaatttgcagatgacacaaagctgggtggcagtgtgaaatgtgaggaggatgttatgagaatgcagggtgacttgagcAGGCcgagtgagtgggcagatgcatggcagatgcagtttaatgtggataaatgtgagattatccactttggtggcaagaacaggaaggcagattactatctgaatggtgtcaagttaggaaaaggggaagtacaacgagatctaggtgtccttgttcatcagtcactgaaagtaagcatgcaggtacagcaggcagtgaagaaagctaatggcatgctggccttcataacaaggggaattgagtataggagcaaagaggtccttctgcagttgtacagagccctggtgagaccacacctgaaatattgtgtacagttttggtctccaaatttgagggaggacattcttgctatggagggagtgcagcgtaggttcacgaggttaattcccgggatggcgggactgtcatatgttgaaagattggagcgactgggggttgtatacactggaagttagaaggatgagaggggatctgattgaaacatataagattattaagagattggacacgctagaggcaggaaacacgttcccaatgttgggggagtccagaaccagaggccacagtttaagaataaggggtagacaatttagaacggagttaaggaaaaaatttttcacacagaggattgtggttctgtggaatgctctgcctcagaaggcagtggaggccaattctctggattctttcaaaaaagagttagatagagctcttaatgataatggagtcaagggatatggggagaagacaggaaaagggtactgattgtggatgatcagccatgatcacagtgaatggtggtgctggctcgaagggccgaatggcctactcctgcacctattgtctattgatggaGAGTCTCAGACCAAATTGTCAACTGTTAATTTTCCTCCATCGATACTGCCAGATCCACTGGGtttctccagtattgtgtgtggctgttgatccagatttccagAACCTGCACCCTATCTTGTatcatcattcttgtgaacttcctttggagCTTCTCTAAGGCCAATAAGCCATACCTGTTGAACTCCAGtacatatagaatatagaacagtatagcacggaaacaggccctttgccccacaatgttgtgctgaaccaattaagttagtaatcaaatggctaactaatctattcttcctacacaatgtccatatccttccattttcttcacattcatgtgcctatctaaatgtctcctaaaagtccctattgtatctgcctccaccaaaaAGGGCAAAaggttcaaggattcatcttattgtcaaagtattgtGATGCTCCAGGGGGTGCGTGGTCGACAGCCCATCCCGGTTTATtgtccttgtgttaaaatgcttttgtgggattatgctgAGAAGTTCCAAATCAGTTATTGTTACGTTTTTGCTTGGGTTATACAGAAATTCGCTTCTGTATTTTTGCCTTACCCTAACCGTAACCAggatgtgtgatggtcacctcctcTGTCTTCATGAGTTTAGTTGGGTTCTCTCTCCGGGCCGCGGCACCTGGTCTGTTTtggtgtttatcacaataaaactgtTGTTAAGTTTAacgagcttcctcgtctgtcattattTGCCAAATGTTCACCACTTTGGTGTAAGGAGCAGGACGTGAAATTGACAACAAGTTTGAAGAGCTATGACTTCAGATAGAGTGCCTTAAAACCAGGGATTAAGATGAGGGCAAGCAGTCTGGGTTCATAAAGACGAGAGCCAGGGGGAGGACCTGGGAACGGAGCATCATGCCTTTCCAGGAAGCCTTGACAGAGCAAGCTTACCCAGGCTCTCCAACCCGGGGAACAGAGCGGTGCACTTCACCCACCTCCGTCATGACCCACACCGGGAACTCAGGACGCCATGGCCATGGGAGGATGGGCATCATGGCAGATGCCACcagagcaagaggaagacaaaaggGCCACAGTGATTAGTGCCTCACGGTCCACCCTGAAGCTCCCCAGATGCAATGGTAGAAGCCGCCTGGAGACTTACCTGGCGCAAGTCAAACTTGCTGCATGGTACAACTAAGATGGCAGTGCACCTTGCCCATGCACTGGAGGTAGATGTCCTGTGGGCCCTCCTTGACCTAACGCCAGCATGACTACAGGGCCTTCATGGTGATGCTGGAGCGGCGTTTCGAGCAGAGGCCGTTGGCagaagcaatgagggaagaactATGCAGCAGATGGCGCCGTATGGGAGAAAGCTCGGGGGCAATGCAGCAGATCTCCAACACTGTGCTCGGGATGGCTACCCTCAGTTCCCTCCCATGGCCCAGGAAGAGTTTGCCCTCCACACTTTTGTAAAGGTGCCAATGCCAGAGTGCCTTTGGCAGCATGTTCGCCTAACATCACCATCAGCGCTGGCTGAGGCAAAGAGAGTGCAGAAGCAATCTTGGCCCCACAGGCAGCGAACATGGGCCTGTGTCACCAAGGCAGAGGAGGAGCCAGTGAGACAGGCCGACCTGTGCCACAATGTCCCCACTGTGGGACGCAGAACGATCTCTGCTACCGATGCAGGCCACTTGGCCTGGGACTATCTTGAACcagcaccacaccacaccacagcccaACACAGCCAGCAGGTAACAGCGAGTGGGCAGCACCGCCCGAGTCTTCCAGCAGAATCCCTCCATTGTTGCCCCTCCGGGTGGGCCATTTGGGTGAAGAACAAGGCTTATACATGAACTGCACGGTGGAGAGCATCAGTTGCCGTGCGTTGGTGGACATGGGGTTAACCATCACTAACGTCCATCCTGGGTAGACAACAACAGCAATCCAGCTGGCTCCAGTCACTGTTGACTATGCAGCAATGAGAAGGAAGAGGATGCTGCACATCACACTGGGGAAAAACACAGCAGAGCATGAGGTGTGGCTCACCGACATCTGAGAGTCCTGCATCATTGGCCCGGGCCTGCTGTCCCGTGTGGATGTGTCAGGGGCAACACTCTACCTCGGTGCTGAGGCTCTGTTTCTCCAGCAGGGCAGCTCAGGCAGCAGCTCCCACCACCACTCTCACAATGGCCAGCGGCAGAGCAGCTGAACCACGGGCAAGCGATCCTGTGCTGGCCCGGTAAGGGGATGGCTGAGTGGGACGACAGCCAGAGGGGGCTAAGGTCTCCGCCCTAGATCCAGAGACCAAAGCCCTGTACTCACAGTGGGGAACACTGGAAGTGCACAACGGGTTGCTGTTCTGACTGTGGCAGTTGGCCCACGGTGGAAGACATCACTTGCAGCTGAAGATCCCCTGGGGGCTCCGTGCCATGGTGCTGCAGTTGGTGCACGGGGCTGGTGGGGGCCGGCCATTTTGGAGTTGCAAAGATGTTGGGCATGCTGTGCGAAAACTTCTACTGCCTGGGTAAAGGCAGGATGTGGAGCTGTTCATGCACTGCTGCGACGCTTGCACGTCCCAGAAGGGCCGGGCCGCCAGTCTAGGGTGCCAACACAACAATACATGGTGGGGGCCCAGTAGGGGTCTACTGCCCCTCCTAAAAGAAGGGACTGTCTCCCAGGCTGGGAAGCCACTGGAAGGGGCCGGGAGAGGTGCTCAGCTACATCTCCAGTGTGGTGTAACGGGTGCAATTGCCTGAGCAGCAGCAGGCAGGCATGCTGCACCAGGACCAGCTGGTACCGTGTCAGCCCTTGGCCACCACTAACCCagcaaggccaaaggatgtgacGCTCTGTgtgccctgcctcttgcctcacacAAACAGGGAGGGGTCTCCGGAACCCTCCCAGCACCCCAGTCAGCACTGTCAACCCCCACTGGGAGTATTGGACTCTGGGGTTGCCAAGGATGGCTGGCTCCTCGAGTGGGGGCAGTGTGACGcttcgggggggggggtctacaATCCGCCCCTGCattctgcatttctaatgaccagtactgtttattgttattgtgttaaaatgctttggtGGGATTATgctgggaagttccagttcacttATTGTTATATTTTAGTTTGGATTATACAGTTATCCGCTTGTGTATTTGTGAGTCACCCTAACCATAACCAGGATGTGTGATGGTCGCCTCCTCTGTGTgcatgagactggttgggttcccTCTCCAGGTTATGGTGCCCGGTCTGTTTtggtgtttatcacaataaaactgtTGTAGAGTTTAACGAGTTTCttcatccatcattatggaccaaaCGATCACAACAGTATGCATGTACactacaactctgatatttgtcttctccagatagccatgaataCAGAAATCCATCAGTGCTGATGAAAGAAAATACATCAACTATACCCTGGCCGGCacgaaaagaaaagaaacaaaacttgcagaccccaaaatTCCCCCACCCTCACAGCAAAAAAATTGcagcaataacaatccctgaccacctcattcacagaaaagaacagcatCGGAACAAGACcaacaccccaggcagtgcattccagacaccaccactctctatgtaaaaacctGCCCCTCTCATCTCTCGAAATTtactcccctctcactttaaatgcatgccctcctgtattagacatttcaaccttgggaaaaagatgctgtctgtctctatgcttctcataatcttataaaccctaTCAGATCTCCCTATAATAGTGTATCATGGCTATAGAAAACACTGTTTCAACATTCAATCCAGCAAATGTGTGTTACCATTACCAGAGGAGTAAATTCAACCGGCATCTCACGGTCTGGTCGCCAGAGGACGCTGTTGTCCTCAACAGCGACAGGAATCGCTGGGGCCGTTTTGCGACGGTTCAGCCTCCGAACCGCTAGGGGGCACGTTAGCTACCATCACGTGACCGTAACCGGTGACGCGCGGCGGCCGTTGGAGACGCGGCCTTCGACAGCGGGTAAATTGTAAGTCTTTCGGGAGTCCGTGCTGGGAGCAGCGGTGGGGCGATCACTAGCTGTGAGCGCACGTTAATCCTGAACCCAGTGGTTTCAGGTCGATGGCGAAAAGCAGTCGCAATTCTCCGTCCACaacacacccctccccccagtcCCGGTAACGATTGACGCTTCTCCCCGGCTCGCGCTGGTTGACGTAGGGACGCTGCGCTGTGATTTGCTGTCCCGCGGACCAATAGGAACGCTTCCTTCAACAGTATCGGGACCTGTTCTGTCGGATGTAGATGAATAAGAGATCCCTCAGAGAAAAGTGCAGAATTATTAGAGAGCCCTGCAGGATCAGAGAGTCATCCACCATGAAAACAAGCCTGCTGGCccttgccaaccaagatgcctacCCAAGTTAGTTCCATTTTCCCACTGTCAGAAGTCGGAACTTGTGTGTGTGTACGTTGAACAATTAAGATTCAGTTATCtgtcatgtacattgaaacatcctcTGTGCCAACAATCAACATAACCCAAGGATGCCCTGGGGGCAGTCAAGAAGTATCTCCACACATGCCAGCACCATCATAGCATACCCACGATGTTCAGTAGAACAACACAGgtaacaacagtaaaacaagtccTTTTCCTTTCACCCACCATGCACTCACACACAAATAGACCTCCAACCCCTGGACAAGCCATCTCCAGACCTCCAATCTACAGTCCCTGGCCCAATATAAGCTTTATCAACCAATTTAACATTTTTGCATTCATTTGAGCATTAACAGGAAGCTAGACTGCTGTTGGGTCTGGGAGCCAAGAAGAAGAACTGACTGGACACAAGGAGCaagtttcagacatcccaccctgcaaaaattcatttcagggaggtagcacccccaccccctgcaaccccatataggtgataagtcaactataagtcacttgtaagtggctaatacactcagtttcgtttctaaaggggtttatcaaatgaatttaatattaaacatacagcacatattttccttgcatgaatgtaGTAacaagtcaattataacagtggtcccaaacctccgggccgtgaagaatgcagcggtacagcggtggctggaacgcacccggcacatctttaagaaaaaagctgaaaaaaacaagctaattgattaggtgctgctcGGCacaaatgttggcccagatccgAGACGACGCAATCGACATTTCTCACATTTTGTACTATCTTGTGTATCATCGTAAGTTCCCTCCTTCCTCCATGTGATATTCTGGGAAGGACAGTAAAGCTTTTTAAACCCAGGCTCCTCTTCGGACCTATGTGCCATTGTGAGTtaggacaggtaaggagataaatctGTCCTTGTCATTCCTGTCAGTATAGCcactgtgggccaaggggcctgttctgtgctgttctgttctatgttatgTCTCCAGCCCCCTGTTGGAATCAGATCTAATTTTGTCATGCCTCAACAACAGGTGAATTAGTAGGGACACAGTCAAATAGGCTTTTCTCCTGAATTTGTTCTTTTCACCATTTGCTGAAGGGCCAGTTTAGCAAGTTGCCAAAGAATGCTTTCCgacactgcaagggtaaaaggaccctgatggcagttataaacaggcctccaaacagtagttgggatgtggactacagattacaacaagaaatagaaaaggtgtgtcaaaagggcaaccttgtgatagtcatgggagattttaacatgcaggtagattggggaaaatcaggttggtaatggaactcaagggagtgaatttgttgaatgcctatgagatagctttttagagcagtttgttgttgaaccTGCTAGGAGATTAGCTGTACTGGatcgggtgttatgtaatgaactggaggcaataAGGGAGCTTCAGATAAAGGagccttaggagacagtgaacacaatatgattgagttcaacttgaaatctgatggtggtgaaagtagttcacaaggatgattctgggaatgaaagcgtAATcaaatgaggaatgtttgatggctctaggcctgtactcgctggaatttagaaagacgagaggtgatctcattgaagcctttttgaatgttgaaaggcctggagagTGATTTTTCCAATGGTGGGGTGTCTagaacaaaagggcacagcctcaggatagaggggcgtccatttaaaacagagatgcagagaaatctgtttagtcagagggtggcgaacttatggaacttgttaccacaggctGTTGTGGTGGccgggtcattgggtgtatttaaaatggaaattgataggttcttgattggccatggcatcaaaggttactgggtgAAGGTCAGGGAGTGGAACTGAGGAGGAGAAAATAAAGGAATAGCTGTGAttggatggcggagcagactcgatggaccaaatggcctaattctgctcctatgtcttatggccttatggaattACAGTTTGTGTTCTGTTGTTTAGGAGCACATGCAACATGACCACCGTGCAGTTCCTAACCATTGTTCAGGGGGAAGCCTCGGAAACAGACTCTGAGGAAGAACTCTACCTCACGTCCACATCTCCAGCGTGCATCCTGCAGGCAGGAGCAAAAGTGCCTGGTGAAGCATCGGAAACCGACGAGGAGGATGCAGGCTGCGAGCTGGAAGCAGCAACGCAAGACATCCAGCAAGCCATTCAGCACAACCTCCCGCCTCTGGTCGTGATCCGTGACAAAGAGCCGGAAGTCTTGACCGGGGTGGAAGAGAAGCCGACTGTGAAGATTCGCCACCAGGGGCGGTACAGTAGTCTTCTGCAGCAGAAGCTGAGGGAGAGTAATGTGCGCCTTAACCACAACGTGGAGCACGCAGTCAAGCAGATGTACGAGAATGCCACCAAGGAGATCCGCACCGCTACCAGTCACCTCAGCAATTCCCAGAACGGGATTATTAATGCATCTCACAGTATCCGGTTAATCCTGGATGACTTGAAAGCAGTGACAGAAAAGATGGACATAATCACAAGCTGCAACTTACTCCCTGACATTCAGATTCCACCTCGTCAGCAAGTCTAGTGCTGGACTGACCAAATTTACAGATGGATAAAGTTTTGTTGCAGTCTTAAGGCTCTAGGCTATCTCCGTAATGGAATGCTTCAGGCAAATTACAAGCTCTGACAGCTTGAATTAGTGCATGTCAGCAAATTGCAGAGGTAATTTGCCCCAGTGAAGCAGGCACTTGGGGCAGATTTAGAAACTAAGCTCAGGAATTCTGATTGCATAATCTTGTGGCTTTCTATCTGTCAATGTAAgtagataaagattagctttatttgtattgTGTGCATCGAAAAGTGTGTCATTTTGTGAAATAggtcattggtatcaatgaccA belongs to Mobula hypostoma chromosome 10, sMobHyp1.1, whole genome shotgun sequence and includes:
- the bloc1s3 gene encoding biogenesis of lysosome-related organelles complex 1 subunit 3, whose amino-acid sequence is MCVTITRGVNSTGISRSGRQRTLLSSTATGIAGAVLRRFSLRTARGHVSYHHVTVTGDARRPLETRPSTAGKLSTCNMTTVQFLTIVQGEASETDSEEELYLTSTSPACILQAGAKVPGEASETDEEDAGCELEAATQDIQQAIQHNLPPLVVIRDKEPEVLTGVEEKPTVKIRHQGRYSSLLQQKLRESNVRLNHNVEHAVKQMYENATKEIRTATSHLSNSQNGIINASHSIRLILDDLKAVTEKMDIITSCNLLPDIQIPPRQQV